In Tautonia rosea, a single window of DNA contains:
- a CDS encoding glutaminyl-peptide cyclotransferase, protein MQLLTAHHNASKMTKHDGSPSPSTPATGWSRQKRIGGLLGVIVSVAVVGVGAWALWIASQPSRVPIYGVEIVKVYPHDLNAFTQGLEFSDGQLYEGTGQYGRSRLRKVQFETGAILKEVALPNEVFGEGLTIWKDRIVQLTWQDRIGFIFDKETFELRGRFRYAGEGWGLTHDSQHLIMSDGSATLRFLDPETYKPVRSLRVVTPDGRLVDQLNELEYINGEILANIWNTSTIARISARTGRIVGWIDLSNVRPQQAIGSNAVLNGIAYEAKTQRLFVTGKNWSELFEIRVVPRS, encoded by the coding sequence ATGCAACTGCTGACCGCCCACCACAACGCATCCAAGATGACGAAGCATGACGGCTCGCCCTCACCGTCGACACCAGCAACAGGCTGGTCACGTCAGAAACGGATTGGTGGGCTGCTAGGAGTCATCGTTTCGGTGGCGGTGGTAGGGGTAGGGGCATGGGCACTCTGGATTGCCTCCCAACCAAGCCGAGTACCAATTTACGGCGTTGAGATTGTGAAGGTCTATCCGCACGATCTCAACGCCTTTACCCAGGGCCTCGAATTTTCGGATGGACAACTCTACGAGGGGACCGGTCAATATGGCCGCTCTCGCCTTCGCAAAGTTCAGTTCGAAACCGGCGCGATTCTCAAAGAGGTTGCGTTGCCGAACGAGGTTTTCGGAGAAGGGCTTACCATCTGGAAGGATCGGATTGTTCAGCTCACCTGGCAGGACCGAATTGGCTTCATTTTTGACAAAGAAACCTTCGAGCTCCGAGGACGCTTTCGATACGCAGGTGAAGGCTGGGGTTTGACCCATGACAGCCAACATCTCATTATGAGTGACGGTTCTGCAACCTTGCGATTTCTTGATCCTGAGACTTACAAGCCGGTTCGATCGCTCAGGGTGGTGACTCCGGATGGGCGTCTGGTCGATCAGTTGAACGAGCTCGAGTATATTAATGGGGAGATTCTTGCCAACATCTGGAATACTTCGACCATCGCTCGTATCTCTGCGCGGACTGGGCGGATCGTGGGCTGGATTGACCTGAGTAATGTTCGCCCTCAGCAGGCAATAGGCAGTAATGCAGTACTCAATGGAATCGCTTACGAAGCCAAAACTCAGCGGTTGTTTGTGACCGGAAAGAACTGGTCGGAACTGTTTGAGATTCGGGTCGTCCCTCGATCCTGA
- a CDS encoding acetylxylan esterase yields MNPANGFSRRTALQTLTTTMMASSVSGLWPSILWAQENHLGPPRVLPEGENPVDPRLGPLKDLNGYFPFRVPESIKQWQTRAEEVRQRILVSAGLWPMPTMPELIPIIHGAVDREDYSVEKVYFESIPGLYVTGSLYRPKGIKGPMPAVLSPHGHWAEGRFHDHGEDLGRQELEAGAEAFEIGGRHPLQARCVQLARMGCIVFLYDMLGYADSVPITFEIAHGFSRQRPSLSRPNRWGLFSAQAELRLQNVLGLQLLNSIRALDFLAELPDVDSDRIAVTGASGGGTQTFLLAAIDPRVSAAFPAVMVSTAMQGGCTCENATYLRIGTGNVEFAALFAPRPLGLTGANDWTREIETKGLPELKRLYELADAPGNVIARHFDFGHNYNAPSRAMMYAFMADHLDLGPDVSVEERDYQPLSREDATVWNEGHPKPPTDEDAEVRLLALLDADSQSRMDEIRPNTAEKLLTFRKIVGGAIKTMVGRSFPEAGDVVYDKHREIDRGKWLETLALLRYEPEGELIPSVFLYPKTYRGRVVLWVDEDGKSSLYDQAGQPIGPIRRLMDHGVAVVGCDLFDQGEWLKDEPRIQSRRVENPREFLGYTLGYNHPLFAQRVHDLLSMLAFVRHHDFSPGRVELVAPGGAGRWAMAAAAVASEAVDALALGTAGFRFGHITDHRDPDLWPGALKYGDLPTLLALCAPIPLWVSGEGAQLPGIIVDAYNAASGSKPNCFDGDAEKEREAAVAWLLDRE; encoded by the coding sequence ATGAATCCGGCCAATGGCTTCAGCCGTCGAACCGCACTACAAACCCTTACCACTACCATGATGGCCAGCAGTGTTTCCGGGCTCTGGCCTTCGATTCTCTGGGCTCAGGAGAATCATCTAGGACCTCCTCGCGTTCTTCCCGAAGGGGAAAATCCTGTCGATCCTCGGCTCGGTCCCCTTAAGGATTTGAACGGCTACTTTCCATTTCGGGTCCCTGAGTCGATTAAACAATGGCAGACTAGAGCCGAAGAAGTCCGTCAACGCATTCTCGTTTCTGCCGGCCTCTGGCCCATGCCTACCATGCCAGAGTTGATCCCGATCATTCATGGCGCTGTCGATCGCGAGGATTACTCCGTCGAAAAAGTCTACTTCGAAAGCATACCCGGGTTGTATGTCACGGGGAGTCTCTACCGTCCCAAGGGGATCAAAGGTCCAATGCCGGCCGTCCTCAGTCCCCATGGGCACTGGGCAGAAGGACGATTTCACGACCACGGCGAGGACCTCGGACGTCAAGAACTTGAGGCGGGCGCAGAAGCGTTTGAGATCGGAGGACGCCATCCACTTCAGGCCCGATGCGTCCAGCTTGCCCGCATGGGTTGCATTGTGTTCCTATACGATATGCTGGGCTATGCCGACAGCGTTCCTATCACATTCGAAATTGCCCATGGGTTCTCCCGACAGCGGCCCAGCCTGAGTCGTCCGAATCGATGGGGCCTCTTTAGCGCTCAGGCCGAGCTTCGACTCCAAAATGTCCTTGGTTTGCAACTGCTGAACTCGATCCGGGCCCTCGACTTCTTAGCCGAATTGCCTGACGTGGATTCCGACCGGATCGCTGTGACGGGTGCCAGCGGTGGCGGAACGCAAACGTTCTTGTTGGCAGCAATTGATCCCCGGGTTTCCGCGGCTTTTCCCGCAGTGATGGTCTCCACAGCAATGCAAGGAGGATGCACATGCGAGAATGCAACCTACCTTCGCATTGGCACCGGGAATGTTGAGTTCGCCGCGCTCTTTGCTCCGAGACCCCTTGGCTTGACCGGTGCAAATGATTGGACTCGCGAGATTGAAACCAAGGGACTTCCAGAACTTAAGCGACTCTACGAACTCGCAGACGCTCCCGGGAACGTGATCGCTCGTCATTTTGACTTTGGTCACAATTACAACGCTCCAAGCCGGGCAATGATGTACGCGTTCATGGCCGATCACCTCGATCTCGGACCCGATGTCTCGGTCGAGGAACGCGATTACCAACCTCTCAGCCGCGAGGACGCAACCGTCTGGAATGAAGGGCATCCCAAGCCGCCAACGGACGAGGACGCCGAGGTCCGACTTCTCGCCCTGCTCGATGCGGATTCTCAGTCAAGAATGGATGAGATTCGTCCAAACACTGCCGAGAAGCTCCTCACCTTTCGGAAGATCGTAGGGGGCGCAATCAAGACCATGGTAGGCCGATCCTTCCCAGAAGCGGGTGATGTTGTCTACGACAAACATCGAGAAATTGACCGAGGCAAGTGGCTTGAAACACTGGCTCTGTTACGTTACGAGCCCGAAGGCGAACTCATCCCTTCCGTCTTCCTCTATCCCAAGACCTATCGCGGTCGAGTTGTCCTCTGGGTTGATGAGGATGGCAAATCATCACTTTATGATCAAGCCGGTCAACCGATCGGTCCCATCCGACGGCTGATGGATCACGGTGTTGCCGTCGTCGGTTGCGATCTGTTCGATCAAGGCGAGTGGCTCAAGGATGAGCCTCGGATTCAATCACGACGCGTCGAGAATCCTCGAGAGTTTCTGGGCTACACGCTGGGATACAACCACCCATTATTCGCCCAACGAGTCCATGATCTGCTTTCCATGTTGGCCTTCGTTCGACACCATGATTTCAGTCCCGGACGCGTCGAACTGGTGGCCCCTGGCGGAGCCGGTCGTTGGGCAATGGCCGCTGCGGCAGTCGCCTCTGAAGCCGTGGATGCCTTGGCACTTGGAACCGCAGGATTCCGGTTCGGTCACATCACCGACCACCGTGATCCCGATCTCTGGCCAGGCGCCCTGAAATATGGAGATTTGCCGACGCTCCTGGCACTCTGCGCACCGATTCCTCTCTGGGTTTCTGGCGAAGGAGCCCAACTTCCCGGCATCATCGTCGATGCTTACAATGCAGCTTCGGGTTCAAAGCCCAATTGCTTCGACGGGGATGCTGAGAAAGAACGCGAGGCGGCCGTAGCCTGGCTGCTTGATCGCGAGTAA